The Elusimicrobiota bacterium genome window below encodes:
- a CDS encoding TolC family protein yields the protein MKRTTLAAFLFLAALHRTSAAQAPEAPARILTLEGAVELALRNNLDVALAGLRKDTTRSDLRRAWAAAIPDITLTGSLTRNLEQPKAFFGGGAIAMGQPWSMRHAATVEQVVYAGGAVASGVRAARAGVEVGEAELAAARADVVLAVRSLFYGVLLASDTARIQADNLASAEDHLRTIRERYRQGLDSDLVLLRQQVEAANAKPALLQARNAHELAQLQLKDTLRLDVDEPVEFVGALEPPKGGLPSYEGLVRTALENSADYKAARSRALQADAVLGALKGKNLPWLSAVADYQWYSESRDLGPGTTERDTSSMAGLRLRWPLFTGGEIREQVRQARITKDASETVAEKVLRAVRLSVKRAWLSAAEASERSRSGEEAVGQARRALEATEVRYRAGQSSQLELTDATLALQRARLLYAQALHDYRAELASLERAAGVAVGAPTE from the coding sequence GCCGTGGAACTCGCTCTCAGGAACAACCTCGACGTCGCCCTCGCGGGCCTGCGCAAGGACACGACCCGCAGCGACCTGCGCCGCGCCTGGGCGGCGGCCATCCCGGACATCACCCTGACGGGGAGCCTGACCCGGAACCTGGAGCAGCCCAAGGCCTTCTTCGGCGGCGGAGCGATCGCCATGGGCCAGCCCTGGAGCATGCGCCACGCCGCGACGGTCGAGCAGGTCGTCTACGCCGGCGGGGCCGTCGCCTCGGGCGTGCGCGCGGCCCGCGCGGGCGTGGAGGTCGGGGAGGCGGAGCTCGCCGCCGCCCGCGCCGATGTCGTGCTCGCCGTCCGCTCCCTCTTCTACGGCGTGCTCCTCGCGAGCGACACGGCCCGCATCCAGGCCGACAACCTCGCCTCCGCCGAGGACCACCTGCGCACCATCCGCGAGCGCTATCGCCAGGGCCTCGACAGCGACCTCGTGCTCCTGCGCCAGCAGGTCGAGGCCGCCAACGCGAAGCCCGCCCTCCTGCAGGCGCGCAACGCCCATGAGCTCGCCCAGCTCCAGCTCAAGGACACCCTGCGGCTCGACGTCGACGAGCCCGTCGAGTTCGTCGGCGCTCTCGAGCCGCCGAAGGGAGGGCTCCCTTCCTATGAAGGGCTCGTCCGCACGGCGCTGGAGAACAGCGCCGATTACAAGGCGGCCCGCTCGCGCGCCCTGCAGGCCGACGCGGTGCTGGGAGCCCTGAAGGGCAAGAACCTGCCCTGGCTCTCGGCGGTCGCGGACTACCAGTGGTACTCCGAGTCCCGCGACCTCGGCCCGGGCACGACGGAAAGGGACACGAGCTCGATGGCCGGCCTGCGCCTGCGCTGGCCCCTGTTCACGGGCGGAGAGATCCGCGAGCAGGTCCGTCAGGCCCGCATCACCAAGGACGCCTCCGAGACCGTCGCCGAGAAGGTCCTGCGCGCCGTGCGCCTCTCGGTCAAGCGCGCCTGGCTCTCCGCCGCCGAGGCCTCCGAGCGCTCGCGCAGCGGCGAGGAGGCCGTCGGCCAGGCCCGCCGCGCGCTCGAGGCCACCGAAGTCCGCTACCGCGCCGGGCAGTCCAGCCAGCTCGAGCTCACCGACGCCACGCTCGCGCTCCAGCGCGCCCGCCTGCTCTACGCGCAGGCCCTGCACGATTACCGCGCCGAACTCGCGTCCCTGGAAAGGGCCGCGGGCGTCGCCGTTGGTGCTCCGACCGAATAA
- a CDS encoding efflux RND transporter periplasmic adaptor subunit, with protein sequence MKTRIPVLLSLLALSAACGKKDKAVERLDTFPVKTVAVEKRDVEETVVLVGSVKAKDEATLFSRVPGKLLRNALQEGASVKKGEAVSFVERDEVGVRFEPAPVPSTLDGVVARVYLDQGQNVTLGTPVALVVDASALYARADVPERYAGRVRVGQAVRLKTDAWPDRVFRGTVSRVSPVVDPVSRSALIETRLDAGSGLRSGMFGELTLVLGSSGKAVAVPTVALTDGGAVDARESGWAVFVCKDGKVRKREVELGLRNDEFTEIRKGVEPGEQVVTFGLYGLKDGSPVEVLDGPVPAAGPGAAGAESGK encoded by the coding sequence ATGAAGACCCGCATCCCCGTCCTGCTCTCCCTCCTGGCCCTGTCCGCCGCCTGCGGGAAGAAGGACAAGGCCGTCGAGCGCCTCGACACCTTCCCGGTGAAGACCGTCGCCGTCGAGAAGCGCGACGTCGAGGAGACGGTCGTCCTCGTCGGCTCCGTGAAGGCCAAGGACGAGGCGACCCTCTTCTCCCGCGTGCCGGGCAAGCTCCTGCGCAACGCGCTGCAGGAAGGCGCCTCCGTGAAGAAAGGCGAGGCCGTCTCCTTCGTGGAGCGCGACGAGGTCGGCGTCCGCTTCGAGCCCGCCCCGGTGCCCTCGACCCTCGACGGGGTCGTCGCCCGCGTCTATCTCGACCAGGGCCAGAACGTGACCCTGGGGACGCCCGTCGCGCTGGTCGTCGACGCCTCCGCCCTCTACGCCCGCGCCGACGTGCCCGAACGCTATGCGGGCCGCGTCCGCGTCGGCCAGGCGGTGCGCCTGAAGACCGACGCCTGGCCCGACCGGGTCTTCCGCGGGACGGTCAGCCGCGTGAGCCCGGTCGTGGACCCCGTGAGCCGCAGCGCCCTCATCGAGACGCGCCTCGACGCGGGCTCCGGGCTCCGCTCGGGCATGTTCGGGGAGCTCACCCTGGTGCTCGGCAGCTCGGGGAAGGCCGTCGCGGTCCCCACGGTGGCGCTGACGGACGGCGGCGCCGTGGACGCCCGGGAAAGCGGCTGGGCCGTCTTCGTCTGCAAGGACGGGAAGGTCCGGAAGCGCGAGGTCGAGCTCGGCCTGCGCAACGACGAGTTCACGGAGATCCGCAAAGGCGTGGAGCCCGGGGAGCAGGTCGTGACCTTCGGCCTCTACGGACTCAAGGACGGAAGCCCCGTCGAAGTGCTCGACGGCCCGGTCCCTGCGGCGGGCCCTGGCGCCGCAGGCGCGGAGAGCGGGAAGTGA